In Rutidosis leptorrhynchoides isolate AG116_Rl617_1_P2 chromosome 2, CSIRO_AGI_Rlap_v1, whole genome shotgun sequence, one genomic interval encodes:
- the LOC139891870 gene encoding probable galacturonosyltransferase-like 2, with product MPSYNIPYILTTLFILITTITTTAAATTPATSTGALRFKEAPKFYNSPNCPSSQDTCSPNAIHVAMTLDSDYLRGSMAAILSVLQHSSCPENIRFHFVESSLAHTNNIQQIISTSFPYLRFHVYTFDESAVLGLISTSIRSALDCALNYARNYLADLLPTCVQKVVYLDSDLILVDDITKLSQTPFGNKNDKKILAAPEYCNANFTSYFTPTFWSNPSLSITLSERKACYFNTGVMVIDLVRWREGDYTRKIIEWMELQKRMRIYELGSLPPFLLVFAGNIAQVDHRWNQHGLGGDNFEGLCRDLHPGPVSLLHWSGKGKPWVRLDRNKACPLDALWAPYDLLQTSNVFES from the coding sequence ATGCCTTCTTACAATATTCCTTACATTTTAACAACCCTTTTCATTCTCATCACCACCATAACAACCACCGCAGCCGCCACCACACCTGCCACCAGCACCGGCGCTCTCCGCTTCAAAGAAGCACCTAAATTTTACAACTCACCAAACTGCCCATCATCACAAGATACTTGCTCACCAAATGCAATCCACGTGGCAATGACCCTAGACTCCGACTACCTCCGCGGATCAATGGCCGCAATCCTCTCCGTCCTCCAACACTCGTCTTGCCCCGAAAACATCCGGTTTCATTTCGTCGAATCATCATTAGCACACACTAACAACATTCAACAAATCATATCTACTTCCTTCCCATATCTCCGGTTCCACGTCTACACATTCGATGAATCCGCCGTTTTAGGCCTCATTTCAACATCTATTAGGTCTGCGCTTGATTGCGCGCTGAACTATGCGCGCAACTACCTTGCAGACCTGTTACCTACATGTGTCCAAAAAGTAGTGTACCTCGACTCTGACTTAATACTAGTAGATGACATTACAAAATTATCCCAAACACCTTTTGGtaacaaaaatgataaaaaaatactCGCCGCCCCCGAATATTGTAACGCAAACTTCACCTCATATTTCACACCCACTTTTTGGTCTAATCCGTCATTATCAATAACGTTGTCTGAACGAAAAGCGTGTTATTTCAACACGGGCGTAATGGTGATCGATTTAGTCAGGTGGAGAGAAGGTGATTATACTCGAAAAATAATCGAATGGATGGAGTTACAAAAAAGAATGCGGATATATGAATTGGGCTCATTGCCACCCTTTTTATTAGTATTCGCCGGAAACATAGCTCAAGTTGATCATAGGTGGAACCAGCACGGGCTTGGTGGCGATAATTTCGAAGGATTGTGTCGTGATTTGCATCCGGGTCCGGTTAGTTTGTTACATTGGAGTGGGAAAGGGAAGCCATGGGTTAGATTAGATAGAAATAAAGCTTGCCCATTAGATGCACTCTGGGCACCTTATGATCTTTTGCAAACTTCAAATGTTTTTGAATCTTGA